In one Stigmatella erecta genomic region, the following are encoded:
- a CDS encoding sensor histidine kinase — MREEVPHGVHPETRPLPGVSAVLVFLLGGTVLLEWLLGWRGLNRLLPGLPAMVPMTAASLLLVAGVLGSFRWAPGGRLARQSATVLLLLVNAVELASHTRLVPWPEAGLWSLQTSPQTAVTLLLLGGGLFCAGAQGRANTWAPGFVLGAFIPCLIALTGYAFQEPRFYGTQGPLGMAPHTLGALLLLNLGALALQPHRGPVRLLTSPAAGGVMARRMMPALLLPLVSGTLFWWAARARLIDFRLAPPLFIVTMVVALAAIIWRNALTLNRLHEEQVRAEQQARADAERQRLLASDNERLYEAAQQAAAGREEVLAIVSHDLKNPLSTIRLSTTMMTSRMAQHPELKRLDRQVGAIDRAVAHMLNLIHQLLDAARLDGGQALVIERHPEPVDALVEEALALIESQALRKSLRLEKRLATGLTVPCDRNRIHQVLANLLGNAVKFTPEGGVLTLETRTQDGALLVTVRDTGPGIPREAQPHLFERHWQAEKTARQGSGLGLYIARGIIQAHGGRIWVESAPGQGSAFTFCLPTRLPQEGSGEA, encoded by the coding sequence GTGCGCGAGGAAGTCCCCCACGGCGTCCATCCCGAGACCAGGCCCCTGCCGGGCGTGAGCGCGGTGCTCGTTTTCCTCCTGGGAGGCACCGTGCTCCTGGAGTGGCTCCTGGGGTGGCGAGGGCTCAACCGCTTGCTTCCTGGCCTGCCCGCGATGGTCCCCATGACGGCCGCCAGCCTGCTGCTCGTGGCGGGAGTGCTGGGGAGCTTCCGGTGGGCGCCCGGTGGGCGTTTGGCCCGCCAGAGCGCCACCGTCCTGCTCCTGCTGGTGAACGCCGTGGAGCTGGCCAGCCATACCCGGCTCGTGCCCTGGCCGGAGGCGGGCCTCTGGAGCCTTCAGACCTCTCCGCAGACCGCCGTCACCCTCCTGCTGCTCGGCGGCGGGCTGTTCTGCGCGGGCGCGCAGGGCCGCGCCAACACCTGGGCCCCCGGGTTCGTGCTGGGCGCCTTCATCCCGTGTCTCATCGCCCTGACGGGCTACGCCTTTCAGGAGCCGCGCTTCTACGGCACCCAGGGCCCGCTGGGCATGGCCCCCCATACCCTGGGGGCCCTGCTCCTTCTGAACCTGGGGGCCCTTGCCCTTCAACCGCACCGGGGGCCCGTGCGCCTCCTCACCTCCCCGGCAGCGGGCGGCGTGATGGCGCGCCGGATGATGCCCGCCCTGCTGCTCCCGCTGGTGAGCGGTACCCTGTTCTGGTGGGCAGCCCGCGCCAGGCTCATCGATTTCCGCCTGGCCCCGCCCCTGTTCATCGTGACGATGGTGGTGGCGCTCGCCGCCATCATCTGGCGCAACGCCCTGACCCTCAACCGCCTCCACGAGGAGCAGGTCCGCGCCGAGCAGCAGGCCCGGGCGGATGCCGAGCGGCAGCGGCTCCTGGCCTCGGACAACGAGCGCCTCTACGAGGCGGCCCAGCAGGCCGCGGCCGGGCGCGAGGAGGTGCTGGCCATCGTCTCGCACGATCTCAAGAACCCCCTGTCCACCATCCGTTTGAGCACCACGATGATGACCTCCCGGATGGCCCAGCACCCGGAGCTGAAGCGCCTGGACCGGCAGGTGGGGGCCATCGACCGGGCGGTGGCGCACATGCTCAACCTCATCCACCAGCTGCTGGACGCGGCCCGGCTCGATGGGGGCCAGGCGCTCGTCATCGAGCGGCACCCGGAGCCGGTGGATGCCCTGGTGGAGGAGGCGCTCGCCCTCATCGAGTCCCAGGCCCTGCGCAAGTCGCTCCGGCTGGAGAAGCGGCTCGCCACGGGGCTCACGGTACCGTGCGACCGGAACCGCATCCACCAGGTGCTGGCCAACCTCCTGGGCAACGCGGTGAAGTTCACCCCCGAGGGAGGCGTGCTCACCCTCGAGACCCGGACCCAGGACGGCGCCCTCCTCGTCACGGTGCGGGACACCGGCCCCGGCATCCCCCGGGAGGCGCAGCCGCACCTCTTCGAGCGGCACTGGCAGGCCGAGAAGACCGCCCGCCAGGGCAGCGGCTTGGGGCTCTACATCGCCCGGGGCATCATCCAGGCCCACGGCGGACGCATCTGGGTGGAGAGTGCGCCCGGCCAGGGCAGCGCCTTCACCTTCTGCCTGCCTACACGGCTGCCGCAAGAGGGCTCAGGCGAAGCTTGA
- a CDS encoding trypsin-like serine peptidase produces the protein MKTRWNRARARVLGALLWSALAPGCGEEPLEVPAPAPATARAPVVYGTDDRMDVYAHPDATLRARAQQATVALMHPDSLDIHAPGHVTFKASPLRSTYNLCPTERFLEDPTAAFCSGTLIDDDLVLTAGHCVTSAAACASTRLVFQFYRTGPTALAPVTTEDLFSCQSIVTRQQSTVQGLNLDFAILRLDRPATPRFTPAPVRTARQALAGGQPVTVIGSGSGIPFKIDSGGKVRDARAGTRDYFIATTDTFGGNSGSGVYEMDGYRVAGILVRGETDYASNGSCKVVNVCAPAGCRGEDVTYVGPALDALCAGAGSLRLCGSPPQPPPPPPANSFSYSASNTNGAQQNTHHQVLALTAGQTLTVGTCGLPGATADGDTYLRLTAPDGTLVAANDDACGGSSSSFTYTVLTSGNHEVHAGCYSNGSCSGTVVWQLAGAPVRGGTYGFNASNTGSAQQNTVNQSVTVHAGQKITLGTCGLEDSATSGDTYVRLQGVAGTEVAANDDACGGQGSHLSYTAPAAGTLQIRAGCYHNTSCGGTVAWILE, from the coding sequence ATGAAGACGCGATGGAACCGCGCGCGCGCGCGCGTGCTGGGCGCCCTGCTCTGGAGCGCCCTGGCCCCCGGCTGCGGCGAGGAACCGCTGGAGGTGCCCGCCCCGGCCCCGGCAACGGCGCGGGCCCCCGTCGTCTACGGCACCGATGACCGGATGGACGTCTACGCGCACCCGGATGCCACCCTGCGCGCGCGGGCCCAGCAGGCCACCGTGGCCCTGATGCACCCGGACAGCCTGGACATCCACGCGCCCGGCCACGTCACCTTCAAGGCCTCGCCGCTGCGCTCCACCTACAACCTGTGCCCCACCGAGCGGTTCCTGGAGGACCCCACGGCCGCCTTCTGCTCGGGCACGCTCATCGACGATGACCTGGTGCTCACCGCGGGCCACTGCGTCACCAGCGCCGCGGCGTGTGCCAGCACGCGCCTCGTCTTCCAGTTCTACCGGACGGGCCCCACGGCGCTGGCGCCGGTGACCACCGAGGACCTCTTCAGCTGCCAGTCCATCGTCACGCGCCAGCAGTCCACGGTCCAGGGCCTGAACCTGGACTTCGCCATCCTGCGGCTGGACCGCCCGGCCACGCCCCGCTTCACGCCCGCGCCGGTGCGCACCGCCCGCCAGGCGCTCGCCGGGGGCCAGCCGGTGACGGTCATCGGCTCGGGCAGTGGCATTCCCTTCAAGATCGACTCGGGCGGCAAGGTGCGCGACGCGCGCGCGGGGACGCGGGACTACTTCATCGCCACCACGGACACCTTCGGCGGCAACTCGGGCTCGGGCGTGTACGAGATGGACGGCTACCGCGTGGCGGGCATCCTCGTGCGGGGCGAGACGGACTACGCCTCCAACGGCTCCTGCAAGGTGGTGAACGTGTGCGCGCCGGCCGGCTGCCGGGGCGAGGATGTCACCTACGTGGGCCCGGCGCTCGATGCGCTGTGCGCCGGCGCGGGCAGCCTGCGGCTGTGCGGCAGCCCCCCGCAGCCGCCGCCCCCGCCCCCGGCCAACAGCTTCTCCTACAGCGCCAGCAACACCAACGGCGCCCAGCAGAACACCCACCACCAGGTGCTGGCCCTCACCGCGGGGCAGACGCTCACCGTGGGCACCTGTGGCCTGCCAGGGGCCACGGCCGACGGGGACACCTACCTGCGGCTGACCGCGCCGGACGGGACCCTGGTGGCCGCCAATGACGATGCCTGCGGCGGCTCCTCCTCCAGCTTCACCTACACCGTGCTCACCAGCGGCAACCATGAGGTTCACGCGGGCTGCTACTCCAACGGCAGCTGCTCGGGCACCGTGGTGTGGCAGTTGGCCGGCGCGCCGGTCCGGGGCGGCACCTATGGCTTCAACGCCAGCAACACCGGGAGCGCCCAGCAGAACACGGTGAACCAGAGCGTGACGGTCCACGCGGGCCAGAAAATCACCCTGGGCACCTGCGGGCTCGAGGACAGCGCCACCAGCGGTGACACCTACGTGCGCCTCCAGGGGGTTGCCGGCACGGAGGTGGCCGCCAATGACGATGCCTGCGGCGGCCAGGGCTCGCACCTGAGCTACACCGCGCCCGCGGCCGGCACGCTGCAGATCCGCGCCGGCTGCTACCACAACACCTCGTGCGGAGGCACGGTCGCCTGGATTCTGGAGTAA
- a CDS encoding pilus assembly protein PilB: MRLGEWLVHHGALTPGQVETALAYQARWKCKFGQAVLELNMMPREPFLRLLAGHLKVAFIRPEQIDKVPAATVRKLRPDVLARLRVVPLRFEQVGTRGSVFLATHQPENLQLLDEATFVTGLTAVPVLAMAEDIERTLRRHGILGGRHLEPIELPPEEECRPSLSAGR; encoded by the coding sequence ATGAGGTTGGGAGAGTGGCTGGTCCACCACGGGGCGTTGACGCCCGGGCAGGTGGAGACCGCGCTCGCCTATCAGGCCCGCTGGAAGTGCAAGTTCGGCCAGGCGGTCCTGGAGCTGAACATGATGCCGCGCGAGCCGTTCCTGCGCCTGCTGGCCGGCCACCTGAAGGTGGCGTTCATCCGTCCGGAGCAGATCGACAAGGTGCCTGCGGCCACCGTGCGCAAGCTGCGGCCCGACGTGCTCGCCCGGCTGCGGGTGGTGCCCCTGCGCTTCGAGCAGGTGGGGACCCGCGGCTCGGTGTTCCTGGCCACGCACCAGCCCGAGAACCTTCAGCTGCTCGATGAGGCCACCTTCGTCACCGGCCTCACTGCCGTGCCCGTGCTGGCCATGGCCGAGGACATCGAGCGGACCCTGCGGCGCCACGGCATTCTGGGCGGGCGCCACCTGGAGCCCATCGAGCTGCCGCCCGAGGAGGAGTGCCGTCCCTCCCTGTCCGCCGGCCGCTGA
- a CDS encoding NAD(P)H-dependent flavin oxidoreductase, translating into MKTWPDTRIQERFGIALPILQAPMAGVVTPRMVIAVSEAGGLGALPCAMLSLAQAREALDAIRQGTSRPINLNFFCHPPPPADAVRALAWRARLAPYYVELGLDPEAPVPASNRRPFDSDFCGLVEEYRPQVVSFHFGLPEQALLARVKAAGAQVIASATTVAEARWLEARGCDAIIAMGWEAGGHRGSFLTDDMATQVGTFALVPQVVDAVQVPVIAAGGIADARGIVAAFALGAAAVQLGTAYLFCPEAQLAPAHRQALKTAPDDGTAVTNVFTGRPARGIVNRLMRELGPLSPHAPGFPLAGGPLTPLRSQTEPQGSPDFMPLWSGQAARLARELPAGELTRVLAEEALAKLSRG; encoded by the coding sequence ATGAAGACGTGGCCCGACACACGCATCCAGGAACGCTTCGGCATCGCGCTGCCCATCCTCCAGGCGCCCATGGCGGGCGTGGTGACGCCTCGGATGGTGATCGCCGTCAGCGAGGCCGGAGGCCTGGGCGCGCTGCCGTGCGCCATGCTGAGCCTGGCCCAGGCCCGCGAGGCGCTGGACGCCATCCGCCAGGGCACCTCCCGGCCCATCAACCTCAACTTCTTCTGCCACCCCCCGCCGCCCGCCGATGCCGTGCGCGCGCTGGCCTGGCGGGCGCGCCTGGCACCTTATTACGTCGAGCTGGGCCTGGACCCCGAGGCGCCCGTGCCCGCGTCCAACCGCAGGCCATTCGACAGTGACTTCTGTGGGCTCGTCGAGGAGTACCGGCCGCAGGTGGTCAGCTTTCACTTCGGCCTGCCGGAGCAGGCGCTGCTCGCCCGGGTGAAGGCGGCGGGCGCCCAGGTCATCGCCTCGGCGACGACGGTGGCCGAGGCCCGGTGGCTGGAGGCGCGCGGGTGTGACGCGATCATCGCCATGGGGTGGGAGGCGGGAGGCCATCGCGGCAGCTTCCTCACGGACGACATGGCCACGCAGGTGGGGACCTTCGCCCTGGTGCCCCAGGTGGTGGATGCGGTGCAGGTCCCGGTCATCGCCGCCGGCGGCATCGCGGATGCCCGTGGCATCGTCGCGGCGTTCGCGCTGGGCGCCGCCGCGGTGCAGCTCGGCACCGCCTACCTCTTCTGCCCCGAGGCCCAGCTGGCGCCCGCCCACCGCCAGGCGCTGAAGACGGCGCCGGACGATGGCACCGCCGTCACCAACGTCTTCACGGGCCGGCCCGCGCGCGGCATCGTCAACCGGCTGATGCGCGAGCTGGGCCCGCTGTCCCCCCACGCCCCGGGCTTTCCGCTCGCGGGCGGGCCGCTCACCCCGCTGCGGAGCCAGACCGAGCCCCAGGGCTCGCCCGACTTCATGCCCCTGTGGTCGGGGCAGGCCGCGCGGCTGGCGCGGGAGCTGCCCGCGGGGGAGCTGACGCGGGTGCTCGCCGAGGAGGCCCTGGCGAAGCTGTCCCGGGGCTGA
- a CDS encoding MEDS domain-containing protein, which yields MTHGAHCCLVYESPEQQWAAILPFITAGLMHNEVCAYITDDRSILEVRHALQAHGVDVDAHVRRKALTFMTKREAYLSGGSFSPSGMISFLGDTVRQAAANGFSGFRVTGEMTWALGRECGCEDVVEYEALLNDFFPGSRSLAVCQYNRQRFSAELIRDVLRTHPVAILGDQLCSNLFYETPAMVLGRESAEQRVDWMMHQLRHFRAAEENLERAVQGRDDFLGVASHELNTPLTALKLQVQGLQRLLTQRAPGPEQEDPKLIRALGRTDRQMRRLSKLVSDLLDVSRINARQLTLRHEAVDLQELVEEAVESASDELSPLSVPFSVQPGTPLIGLWDRSRLEQAVTNLLSNALKYGRGRPVRVRVFPHEDKAFLEVEDWGIGLRPEDRSRIFERFERAISSSEISGLGLGLFITREIARAHGGTVDVTSTLGEGSTFTLKLPIIPPSPLTQA from the coding sequence ATGACGCATGGCGCTCACTGCTGCCTCGTGTACGAATCGCCAGAGCAGCAATGGGCGGCAATCCTCCCGTTCATTACCGCGGGCCTCATGCACAACGAGGTGTGCGCGTACATCACCGACGACCGGAGCATCCTCGAAGTGCGGCACGCGCTGCAGGCGCACGGCGTGGACGTGGACGCGCACGTGCGCCGCAAGGCGCTCACGTTCATGACGAAGCGCGAGGCCTACCTGAGCGGCGGCAGCTTCAGCCCTTCAGGGATGATCTCCTTCCTGGGCGACACGGTGCGCCAGGCGGCGGCGAACGGATTCTCGGGCTTTCGCGTCACGGGGGAGATGACATGGGCCCTGGGGCGTGAATGCGGCTGCGAAGACGTGGTGGAGTACGAAGCGCTGCTCAATGACTTCTTCCCAGGCAGCCGCTCGCTGGCCGTGTGCCAGTACAACCGCCAGCGCTTCAGCGCGGAGCTCATCCGCGACGTGCTGCGCACCCACCCCGTTGCCATCCTGGGCGACCAGCTCTGCTCGAACCTCTTTTACGAGACGCCCGCGATGGTGCTGGGGCGCGAGTCCGCGGAGCAGCGCGTGGACTGGATGATGCACCAGCTGAGGCACTTCCGCGCCGCCGAGGAGAACCTGGAGCGGGCGGTGCAAGGGCGCGACGACTTTCTCGGGGTGGCCAGCCACGAGCTGAACACGCCCCTCACGGCGCTCAAGCTGCAAGTCCAGGGACTGCAGCGCCTGTTGACCCAGCGCGCCCCGGGCCCCGAGCAGGAGGACCCGAAGCTCATCCGCGCCCTGGGGCGCACCGACCGCCAGATGCGGCGGCTCTCGAAGCTCGTCTCGGACCTGCTGGACGTCTCGCGCATCAACGCGCGCCAGCTCACGCTGCGCCACGAGGCCGTGGACTTGCAGGAGCTGGTGGAGGAGGCCGTGGAGAGTGCGTCCGATGAACTCTCGCCCCTGTCCGTGCCGTTCTCGGTGCAGCCCGGCACACCGCTCATCGGACTGTGGGACCGCTCCCGGCTGGAGCAGGCGGTGACGAACCTGCTGAGCAACGCGCTCAAATATGGGCGGGGCCGGCCCGTGAGGGTGCGTGTCTTCCCGCATGAGGACAAGGCCTTCCTGGAGGTCGAGGACTGGGGCATCGGGCTGCGCCCCGAAGATCGGTCGCGCATCTTCGAGCGCTTCGAGCGGGCCATCAGCTCCAGCGAGATCAGCGGCCTGGGGCTCGGGCTGTTCATCACCCGCGAGATCGCCCGGGCACACGGTGGCACGGTGGACGTGACCAGCACGCTCGGAGAGGGTTCCACCTTCACGCTGAAGCTCCCCATCATTCCCCCGAGCCCTCTGACGCAGGCGTGA
- the serA gene encoding phosphoglycerate dehydrogenase, protein MSTARFPNPSAPISLREPLRVLLLENIHASAEKLLAAEGFVVERLAGALKPQELAERLRGVHLLGIRSKTTVPEEALAHAGGLLAIGAFCIGTNQIDLGASNRHGIPCFNAPFSNTRSVAEMVIAEIIVLTRQLFDRSREVHAGQWRKVATGSHEVRGKTLGIIGYGHIGSQLGVLAESLGMRVIYYDTMTKLPLGNSRSAASLGELLAESDFVTLHVPATASTHMMMGTAEFAQMKKGACLINASRGTVVNIGALAQALRSKHLGGAAVDVYPEEPETNSDGFLTELQNLPNVVLTPHIGGSTEEAQESIGREVATSLIKFVRSGATTGAVNFPQVEAPLIPGTHRILNVHRNIPGVLRDINRIVSDLNANIHAQVLSTDANIGYLVMDLDQDVSAPVCDAIAGLNSDIKTRIVS, encoded by the coding sequence ATGAGCACTGCCCGCTTCCCCAACCCCTCCGCGCCCATCAGCCTCCGGGAGCCCCTCCGGGTCCTGCTGCTGGAGAACATCCACGCCTCGGCCGAGAAGCTGCTGGCGGCCGAGGGGTTCGTGGTGGAGCGCCTGGCCGGGGCGCTCAAGCCCCAGGAGCTGGCCGAGCGGCTGCGGGGCGTCCACCTGCTGGGCATCCGCAGCAAGACGACCGTGCCCGAGGAGGCGCTCGCCCACGCCGGGGGCCTGCTGGCCATCGGGGCCTTCTGCATCGGCACCAACCAGATCGACCTGGGGGCCAGCAACCGGCACGGCATCCCGTGCTTCAACGCCCCCTTCAGCAACACGCGCAGCGTGGCGGAGATGGTCATCGCGGAGATCATCGTCCTCACCCGCCAGCTCTTCGACCGCAGCCGCGAGGTGCACGCCGGGCAGTGGCGCAAGGTGGCCACCGGCAGCCATGAGGTGCGCGGCAAGACGCTGGGCATCATCGGCTACGGCCACATCGGCTCGCAGCTGGGCGTGCTGGCCGAGTCGCTGGGCATGCGCGTCATCTATTACGACACCATGACGAAGCTGCCGCTGGGCAACTCGCGCTCGGCCGCTTCCCTGGGGGAGCTGCTCGCCGAGTCGGACTTCGTCACCCTGCACGTGCCCGCTACGGCCTCCACCCACATGATGATGGGCACCGCGGAGTTCGCGCAGATGAAGAAGGGCGCCTGCCTCATCAACGCGAGCCGGGGCACGGTGGTGAACATCGGCGCGCTGGCGCAGGCGCTGCGCTCCAAGCACCTGGGCGGTGCCGCGGTGGACGTGTACCCCGAGGAGCCGGAGACCAACAGCGACGGCTTCCTCACCGAGCTGCAGAACCTGCCCAACGTGGTGCTCACCCCGCACATCGGCGGCTCCACGGAGGAGGCCCAGGAGTCCATCGGCCGCGAGGTGGCCACCTCCCTCATCAAGTTCGTGCGCTCCGGGGCCACCACCGGCGCGGTGAACTTCCCGCAGGTGGAGGCGCCCCTCATCCCCGGCACGCACCGCATCCTGAACGTGCACCGCAACATCCCCGGCGTGCTGCGCGACATCAACCGCATCGTCTCGGACCTGAACGCCAACATCCACGCGCAGGTGCTGAGCACGGACGCCAACATCGGCTACCTGGTGATGGACCTGGACCAGGACGTGTCCGCCCCGGTCTGCGACGCCATCGCCGGCCTCAACTCGGACATCAAGACGCGCATCGTCTCCTGA
- a CDS encoding STAS/SEC14 domain-containing protein — protein sequence MPFQIHVHQPERILEVIYPPQPTQQDVDEYLSRVREIIEGLGEWSALVDQSQLRVMSAAMVAVMAKLNAFAQLKGMKRSARIVSTAASGLQAWRMTKQAMLNIPARTFESRDEALAWLKNPDDE from the coding sequence ATGCCCTTCCAGATTCACGTTCACCAGCCCGAGCGCATCCTCGAAGTCATCTACCCGCCCCAGCCCACGCAGCAGGACGTGGACGAGTACCTGTCGCGCGTGCGGGAGATCATCGAGGGGCTCGGCGAGTGGAGCGCGCTGGTGGATCAATCCCAGCTCCGGGTCATGTCCGCCGCGATGGTGGCGGTGATGGCGAAGCTCAACGCGTTCGCGCAGCTCAAGGGCATGAAGCGCTCGGCGCGCATCGTGTCCACCGCGGCCTCGGGCCTCCAGGCCTGGAGGATGACCAAACAGGCCATGCTCAACATTCCAGCGCGCACCTTCGAGTCGCGCGACGAAGCGTTGGCCTGGCTAAAGAACCCGGACGACGAGTAA
- a CDS encoding pectin acetylesterase-family hydrolase, whose protein sequence is MRSQREARSGRWGFAVVAALAVGCGDEPKQEPVDTAPSTWGWTAVPESTCDEGTPTGLGSNLAADSKSLVIYFSGGGACWDATTCLETNSSLHGPFTEFLFTLVKEASFKGSILDRTLARNPYQDWNLFFIPYCTGDLHIGDADQVYTAGAVTKTIRHRGLKNTQAFLARIAATVPEPEQVLVTGSSAGGFGAALNYTLIRQAFPRAKVFLVDDAGPLLKNDALSSELRTAWARAWDTDAVLEAIDPAVKADFSALYPVLARKFPGDRMALLSSLRDETIRGYFRLTPERFETALRDLSTTVIAPLPRTRTFLTAGEGHTLLTQPAAQRSQDVGLLDWLQQMHTASDAEWKSVQP, encoded by the coding sequence ATGCGCAGCCAACGTGAGGCAAGGAGCGGGAGGTGGGGATTCGCCGTGGTGGCGGCGCTGGCCGTGGGCTGTGGGGACGAGCCGAAGCAAGAGCCCGTCGACACGGCGCCCAGCACCTGGGGCTGGACGGCGGTGCCTGAGTCCACCTGTGACGAGGGTACCCCCACGGGGCTGGGCAGCAACCTCGCCGCGGACAGCAAGAGCCTGGTCATCTACTTCAGCGGGGGCGGCGCGTGCTGGGATGCCACCACGTGCCTGGAGACGAACAGCTCCCTGCATGGGCCCTTCACCGAGTTTCTCTTCACCCTCGTGAAGGAAGCCTCCTTCAAGGGCTCCATCCTGGACCGGACGCTCGCCCGCAACCCGTATCAGGACTGGAACCTGTTCTTCATTCCGTACTGTACGGGAGACCTGCACATCGGGGACGCGGACCAGGTGTACACGGCCGGCGCCGTGACGAAGACGATTCGCCACCGGGGCCTGAAGAACACCCAGGCGTTCCTCGCGCGCATCGCCGCCACGGTGCCCGAGCCCGAGCAGGTGCTGGTGACGGGCTCGAGCGCGGGCGGCTTCGGCGCGGCGCTCAACTACACGCTCATCCGCCAGGCCTTCCCCCGCGCCAAGGTCTTCCTGGTGGATGACGCCGGTCCGTTGCTCAAGAACGACGCCCTGTCCTCGGAGCTCCGGACCGCCTGGGCCCGGGCCTGGGACACCGATGCGGTGCTCGAAGCCATCGACCCGGCGGTGAAGGCGGACTTCTCGGCGCTCTATCCGGTGCTCGCGCGCAAGTTCCCCGGGGACCGCATGGCGCTCCTGTCCTCGCTGCGGGACGAGACCATCCGCGGCTACTTTCGGCTGACGCCGGAGCGCTTCGAGACCGCGCTGAGAGACCTCTCCACCACGGTGATTGCCCCGCTGCCGCGCACCCGTACCTTCCTCACGGCGGGGGAGGGCCACACCCTGCTGACCCAGCCCGCGGCGCAGCGCTCCCAGGACGTGGGCCTGCTGGACTGGCTCCAGCAGATGCACACCGCGAGCGATGCGGAGTGGAAGTCCGTGCAGCCCTGA